Within the Candidatus Palauibacter soopunensis genome, the region CTGGACTTTCCTCGCGAGCCTGGCGCTCGGCGTGCTCGCGGCCGGACTCGAGGCGTTCAGCCTCCTCCTGCTCATCCCGTTCCTCCGCTCGCTCTTCGGCATGGGGGCTCCCCTGCCCGGCGGCGGACGGAACGCGGCGGAGCGCTTCATCGACGGGATCGCGGGGGGATGGCTCGGCCCGGAAGCCGGACTGGACGGGCTGCGGGCCGTGTGCGTGCTGGTGCTCGCCGCGCTCCTCCTCAAGAACCTCTGCATCGTCGGGGGGCGGGCGCTCTCGATCCGCACGCAGGAGTTTCTCGTCCGTGATGTGCGCAACGCGGTGCACGCGCACCTGCAGCACCTGCCACTCGCCTTCTTCGAGCGCGGAAAGGTGGGCCAATTGATCGCGCGCGTGATCACGGACGCCGGGGAGGCGAAGCCCGTCGTGACGGATGCGCTCGCGCAGGCCGTTCGCCAGGTGGCGACGCTCGCGGCCTACGCGGTGGCGCTGTTCGCTCTCTCGTGGAGGCTGGCGCTGATCGCCGTCGTCCTCGTGCCGCTCGTGTGGCTCGGCCTGCGGCCGCTGCTCGGACGGCTGCGCGAGAGGTTCCGCCGCACCTGGGATGACCACGGCGAACTCGTCGCGGCGCTGCAGGAATCGCTTGGCGCGGTGCGGCTTGTGAAGTCGAGGGTCGCCGAGGACTTCGAGAAGGAGCGCTTTCACCGCCGTTCGGACGCGTTCAGCCGCAAGCGGATCGCCGCGGCCACGACCCGACACCTCGCCTCGCCCCTTTCCGAGGTGCTCGCGTCCGTCGTGGCGCTTGGACTCGTCTGGATCGGAGCGTCGTTCGTGGGGGGCGGCGGGTCGATCGCGCCCGAGCAGTTCGTCGCCTTCGTGACCATCGCGCTACGCGCCATCACGCCGGTGAAGGGGTTCGCGCAGTATCCGGCCATCGCCGCGCAGGGGCTCGCCGCGGCGGACCGCTTCTTCGAGATCCTCGACCAGGATCCGGAGCCGGCGGGCGGGTCGCGGATCGCGACGGGTCCCGAACGGGAGGTCCGCTACGAGGGCGTCAGCTTCGCCTACGAGCCGGGGCGGGCCGCGCTGCGAGGCATCGATATCGTCATCCCGCGCGGCTCCGTTGTCGCCGTCGTCGGGTCGTCGGGGAGCGGAAAATCCACGCTGGTCGACCTGCTGCCGAGGTTTGCGGATCCGCAGTCGGGACGGGTCACGATTGATGGGACGGACATCCGGGAGTTCTCGGTGGACTCCCTTCGCCGGCTCATCGGTCTCGTGGGGCAGGAGGCGGTGCTCTTCCACGACACGGTGGCGGCAAACATCGCCTACGGGGAGGGCACGCCGGACTCGGCTGCGGTCGAGGCGGCGGCGCGCACGGCCGGCGCGCACGGCTTCATCGCGGGACTGCCCGATGGCTACGACACCGTGCTCGGTGATCGCGGCGTGCGTCTGTCGACGGGCCAGCGCCAGCGCATCGGGATCGCGCGGGCCATCTTCCGTGATCCCCCGATCCTCATCCTGGACGAAGCCACGTCGGCGGTGGATGCTGAAACGGAGACGGCACTCAGGACGGCGGCGGAAGGCTTTCGCGGCCGCACCGTGATCGTGGTCGCCCACCGGCTCTCCACGGTGCGCGAGGCCGATCGGATCTTCGTCCTCGAGCGCGGGCGACTGGTGGACGCCGGCCGCCACGACGCGCTCGTATCTCGCGGCGGGCCGTACCGTCGGCTCTTCGGCCACCAACTCGAACGCGTCTCGCAACCGTGACCGACCGGGCGGGTCGGGACGGCCGGAGCGGCGGCCGGCGGCTTGCGGACGCGCTCGTGGACGGCGGAGTCGCCGGCCTGCATCTGGGGCTGCGCGCCGCGCCGGAACCGGTGGCGCTGGCGGCCGGCCGGACGCTCGGGACGCTGTGTCGCGACCCGCTCCGCGTGCGTCGCCGTGTCGTCGAGTCCCAGCTCGCCGCGAGCTTCCCCGCCGCGCCGCCGCGCTGGGTGCGCGACACGGCTCGCGCCTGCTACCGGCACTTCGGCCGGGAGGCCGCGCTCCTCATGGGCGGTCCGTCCCGAATCGAGCGAACGCTGTCTCGCGTCGTCGACGTGGCCGGGCTCGGCCCGCGCCTGCAAGCGGCGGTCGCGGAGCGCGACGGCGCCGTGGTCGTCGCCGGGCACCTCGGCAACTGGGAGCTCGGCGGCGCCGCCGTGCGAGCGCTCGGAGTGCGCGTGACGACCGTAGTGCAGCGCCAGCGAGGCGCCTTCGGCCGTCGGCTGCGCAACCTGCGCGCGCGGCTCGGGCTGGACGTGCTCGACCGCGACGCGGCGGCGCGTCCGGCGCTCGACGCGCTGCGCTCGGGCCGGATCCTGGCCCTCGTGGCCGATCAGCACACCCGGCGCGGCAGCGCCCCGATCGACTTCCTGGGCCGCCCCGCCTGGACGTCGCTCGCCCCGGCGCGTTTGTGTCTCGCCGCCGATGTCCCTCTCTTCTTCGCGGCCCTGGTGCGAGACCCGGCGGGGTACAGGATCGTCCATGAAGAGATCGACGGCGGCGGATCCGGCGCCGACGGCGATCCGGTCGAGGTCACGAAGGGATGGGTTCGGGTGCTGGAGAGGGAGGTCGAGCGGCGACCGGAGCAGTACTTCTGGTTCCACCGACGCTGGAAGCGGGTGGCGCAACACGGAGAAGGCGCGTGATTCACATCGGGATTCCGGTTCACAACGAGCGCGAGACGATCGGTCCGCTGCTGTGGCGGATCCGCGAACTGCTTTGCGGCGAGCGACGGCAGTTTCACGTGCTCGTCTGCGACGACGCCTCGGACGACGGGACGGACGAGGCACTCGAGCGGTACCCGCGGGTGCTCCCGCTCACCGTGCTTCGCAACGAAGCGCGGCGGGGCTACGCGGCGAGCCTCGACCGGCTGATCCGGGCGACACTTCGCCGGTCGGACTATCCGCGACGCGACGCTTTCGTCTCCATGCAGGGTGATTTTTCCGATCCGCCCGAGCGCTTGCCGGAGATGCTTCGGCGCTTCGAAGGCGGCGCCGATCTCGTCACGGTCGCGCGCGGTGATGCGGAACCCTTCACACGGCGTCTGACCCGGGCCGGCGGCCGGCTCTGCGCCCGTCAACTGCTGTCGGCTCCAGCCGTGACGGACCCTTATGCTTCTCTTCGGTTATATAGGTTGTTCGCTCTGGAACGCGCTCTCGCCGCTGGCGATGGGCCGCTGGTGCGGTACGAAGGTTGGGCCGCCAACGCCGCGCTGCTCCTGCAGGTGTGGCCGTTTGTACGAAGATTCGAGGAGATTCCGCATGATCCGCACCCCCTCCGCCGATACCGTGAGGCCCGCTTCCGGGCCGGCGAGCAACTCCAGCAGTTGTTTGCCGCCGGCCGGGACCGCGCCTTGCGCGAGATCGGCCGGCAGATCGCCGAGGCGGCCTGACATGCGGAAACGAAGCCTGCGCCACGGCGCCGTGGCGTGTCTGGCGCTCCTGGCCCCTTCGATTCCGGGTACATCCGACCTCTCGGGGCAGAGTGACGCGGGCCAGGTGGCCGATGACCTCTTCTCCGAGAGCTGGCCGTTCGAGATCGGGGAGACCTCCGAGTACGCCGTGCTGTTCGGGCCGGTGAACTTCGGACGCATGCACCTCCGCGTCGAAGCGCAGGACACGATCCGAAGCACGCCGGCGTATCGGCTCTCGATGGAGATGAAGGGGAGCATCCCCTTCTACAGGATGGACGACCGCACGGTGAGTTGGCTTGCCCCCGATCCCTACCGGTCGCTCCGCTTCGAAGAGAACCTCCGGCAGGGAGGGTACCGCAGGCAGCGCCGCTGGGAGCTGGATCACGAGGCCCTCGCCGCCACGAGACACGACTGGAACGAGGAGGCGGAGGCCTACCTTCCGCACCGCCGGCAGCGGGACCTTCCCATGCCCCCGGGCGCGCTCGACGAGATCTCCTACCTCTACCTGATCCGGACTCTCCCGCTGGAGATCGGCCGGACCTACGAGTTCGATCGCTACTTCGAGGAGGACGG harbors:
- a CDS encoding DUF3108 domain-containing protein is translated as MRKRSLRHGAVACLALLAPSIPGTSDLSGQSDAGQVADDLFSESWPFEIGETSEYAVLFGPVNFGRMHLRVEAQDTIRSTPAYRLSMEMKGSIPFYRMDDRTVSWLAPDPYRSLRFEENLRQGGYRRQRRWELDHEALAATRHDWNEEAEAYLPHRRQRDLPMPPGALDEISYLYLIRTLPLEIGRTYEFDRYFEEDGNPVVVEVLRRERVRVPAGTFDTIVLRPTIQTDGLFGEDGRAEVFISDDDRRLIVQIKSRMRRGQVNMYLRGFEQNAAETDR
- a CDS encoding glycosyltransferase family 2 protein, whose translation is MIHIGIPVHNERETIGPLLWRIRELLCGERRQFHVLVCDDASDDGTDEALERYPRVLPLTVLRNEARRGYAASLDRLIRATLRRSDYPRRDAFVSMQGDFSDPPERLPEMLRRFEGGADLVTVARGDAEPFTRRLTRAGGRLCARQLLSAPAVTDPYASLRLYRLFALERALAAGDGPLVRYEGWAANAALLLQVWPFVRRFEEIPHDPHPLRRYREARFRAGEQLQQLFAAGRDRALREIGRQIAEAA
- a CDS encoding lysophospholipid acyltransferase family protein, which produces MTDRAGRDGRSGGRRLADALVDGGVAGLHLGLRAAPEPVALAAGRTLGTLCRDPLRVRRRVVESQLAASFPAAPPRWVRDTARACYRHFGREAALLMGGPSRIERTLSRVVDVAGLGPRLQAAVAERDGAVVVAGHLGNWELGGAAVRALGVRVTTVVQRQRGAFGRRLRNLRARLGLDVLDRDAAARPALDALRSGRILALVADQHTRRGSAPIDFLGRPAWTSLAPARLCLAADVPLFFAALVRDPAGYRIVHEEIDGGGSGADGDPVEVTKGWVRVLEREVERRPEQYFWFHRRWKRVAQHGEGA
- a CDS encoding ABC transporter ATP-binding protein — translated: MNPGRSGEGASSYRRLLRFLRPYRWTFLASLALGVLAAGLEAFSLLLLIPFLRSLFGMGAPLPGGGRNAAERFIDGIAGGWLGPEAGLDGLRAVCVLVLAALLLKNLCIVGGRALSIRTQEFLVRDVRNAVHAHLQHLPLAFFERGKVGQLIARVITDAGEAKPVVTDALAQAVRQVATLAAYAVALFALSWRLALIAVVLVPLVWLGLRPLLGRLRERFRRTWDDHGELVAALQESLGAVRLVKSRVAEDFEKERFHRRSDAFSRKRIAAATTRHLASPLSEVLASVVALGLVWIGASFVGGGGSIAPEQFVAFVTIALRAITPVKGFAQYPAIAAQGLAAADRFFEILDQDPEPAGGSRIATGPEREVRYEGVSFAYEPGRAALRGIDIVIPRGSVVAVVGSSGSGKSTLVDLLPRFADPQSGRVTIDGTDIREFSVDSLRRLIGLVGQEAVLFHDTVAANIAYGEGTPDSAAVEAAARTAGAHGFIAGLPDGYDTVLGDRGVRLSTGQRQRIGIARAIFRDPPILILDEATSAVDAETETALRTAAEGFRGRTVIVVAHRLSTVREADRIFVLERGRLVDAGRHDALVSRGGPYRRLFGHQLERVSQP